The DNA sequence GCGAGGGCGGCGCGCATGAGGGCCAGCACGACCGCGGTACGCGAGCGGAATCTCGGTGCGATCATCAGCCGGCCGATCTCCACGAAGCGTCCGGACGCTTGCAGGCGCGCGAGATCGTTGCTGCCCTCGATCTCCAGTCCCAGCTCCTCGGGAAGCTCGAGCGCCGGGTCGTAGGTGAGCCGGACGACGCCGGCCGTCTCGCCGTCGACGCGCGCCAGGAACCAGCTCGGGCCGTCGCAGGTCAGCGCGGATGCAGGAATCTCCGCTTCGGCGTCGGAGATCCACCCCTTCTCCGCGCCATAGACCTCTGCGACGACGGCGAGGGCGGCGGCGCGCTGGTCCGCAGACGAGACTCGTTCTGCCGTCACCCGAGCGGCGGGCGCTTCCGGCTGTCGTGAGCCCTGCTGCGCGGTCGAGCGCGTGACCGGGTCGACACTCATGGCGGTTTTCTCCCTGGGAAGGTGTATCTTGCGGGCGAGGAGGGCGAGACGGGAATGCACCTGGTCGGCGATGGCCGGAGCGAGGGCGCGCTCGAGCTGGCGCCGCTCCGGGGAATCGCCAGGAGCGGTCGCCCGCCATGCCTCGTGGTGCGCCGCAGTGTCTACGGGCTCGCCGATGCGCAGAACGAGCCTGCCGAGGCGCGGGGTCCGCAAGAGCCGGTCGCGCGAGGGAAAGTCGAGTCCCACCGGGACGACGGGCGCTCCCGAGCGCAGCGCCAGCTTTCCGAGACCTCGTCTTCCCGGAGCGAGATGCCAGGGATCGCGATTGCGGGTCCCCTCGGGATAGAGGCCGATGCTGGATCCGGTCGCCAGGGCCGTTAGGGCGCGGTCGAATGCCGGTGCCCCTGCCCATCCGGCGCGCCGGACGCCCTCGCGCCAGCCGAAGCGCGCCGGCTTGCGGTAGATCGCGATCGGATCGATCTGCTGCATCAGCCAGCCCGCGAACGGCAACTCGAGGAACATCCAGTCGACCAGGAAGCGGATCCGGCCTCCGGAGCGCAATGCGACGAGGGCGGCAGGCGCGACGATCGCTTCGTACGAACTGTGGTGCGAAAGGGCGAAGATGGCTGGATCCCGAAGCGCCGCCAGACGCTCGTGTCCTTCGACACGGATCGAGCCGGCGGTCAGGGTCAGGACGGCGCGCAACGCAAGGCGGGCGGCCGGCACCGGAAGCGCGCCCAGCGGCTGGCGGCAGCACCATGCAGGAGAAAGGCGAAGGGATCCGGCGGAGCTCAC is a window from the Thermoanaerobaculia bacterium genome containing:
- a CDS encoding 1-acyl-sn-glycerol-3-phosphate acyltransferase, which encodes MPAARLALRAVLTLTAGSIRVEGHERLAALRDPAIFALSHHSSYEAIVAPAALVALRSGGRIRFLVDWMFLELPFAGWLMQQIDPIAIYRKPARFGWREGVRRAGWAGAPAFDRALTALATGSSIGLYPEGTRNRDPWHLAPGRRGLGKLALRSGAPVVPVGLDFPSRDRLLRTPRLGRLVLRIGEPVDTAAHHEAWRATAPGDSPERRQLERALAPAIADQVHSRLALLARKIHLPREKTAMSVDPVTRSTAQQGSRQPEAPAARVTAERVSSADQRAAALAVVAEVYGAEKGWISDAEAEIPASALTCDGPSWFLARVDGETAGVVRLTYDPALELPEELGLEIEGSNDLARLQASGRFVEIGRLMIAPRFRSRTAVVLALMRAALAEVVERGYTHLLTVVFEDDPHSPYHFHTRVLGFERIGTHRRGELASASRRIILTLDIARSYLRMRPARARLLKQLTSGFEDRILRLSESGVV